A stretch of Geobacter sp. DNA encodes these proteins:
- the pal gene encoding peptidoglycan-associated lipoprotein Pal: MKRHVVGLGLVLGCVMFVAGGCAKNEIVKKDESVAATAAGGGAPIKTEQVSEKPISQSSIQESTASEALAPISNAAELRTALDEIYFDFDKYTLSTKSRDTLLKNAGNLKTEPAAVVRIEGHCDERGSEQYNLALGEKRAKAAMQYLVTLGIPESRLSVISYGKEKPVALGHDEASWAKNRRDEFVIATE; the protein is encoded by the coding sequence ATGAAGAGACATGTGGTCGGTTTGGGTCTGGTATTGGGATGTGTCATGTTCGTTGCAGGCGGCTGTGCCAAAAATGAGATCGTCAAGAAGGATGAGTCGGTCGCTGCTACTGCTGCGGGTGGGGGCGCTCCGATCAAGACGGAACAGGTAAGCGAAAAGCCGATCAGTCAGTCATCGATACAGGAAAGCACTGCGTCTGAGGCGTTGGCGCCGATCTCGAACGCGGCTGAATTGAGGACCGCTTTGGACGAGATCTACTTCGATTTCGACAAATATACGCTTTCAACAAAGTCCCGCGATACGCTCCTGAAGAACGCCGGAAATCTGAAGACAGAGCCTGCTGCTGTCGTCAGGATCGAGGGACATTGCGACGAACGTGGCTCGGAACAATACAATCTTGCCCTCGGTGAGAAGCGGGCCAAGGCTGCCATGCAGTACCTGGTGACATTGGGAATCCCTGAAAGTCGGTTGTCCGTTATCAGTTACGGCAAGGAAAAGCCCGTTGCCCTTGGGCACGACGAGGCTTCCTGGGCGAAAAACCGGCGGGATGAGTTTGTGATCGCGACGGAATAG